One window of Trinickia caryophylli genomic DNA carries:
- a CDS encoding porin, with product MKKALLAAALMSAGVIAHAQSSVTLYGRLDAGLEYISGLPNNSYTGSTSRWRAESGDWGTSLWGLKGSEDLGGGTKAVFQLEGSFNTMTGAGPGNGGLFNRWATVGFSNANYGTFTMGRMLFIANGVWDFDPFGQSNWSSASLVRGRNWPQSSNNVAYQSPKFAGFDVYGQYALSNATNWNGNGTTSQGREGGLQLTYTSSLFQVRGIYDEIRNSTNGLLNGSDGAFSFSREYTAAVNVFLGQFKIQGAYQAVRTSGYRAGAAAPTSLDHEWGGVTWQATPAAAAIAAVYHVNANNGFGNATIFTVGGTYNLSKRTLLDIQVATVRNSKSANFGLDANSFGVGGTASGTYNENPLPGHSQTGVYAGIQHTF from the coding sequence ATGAAGAAAGCATTGCTCGCCGCGGCGCTGATGTCTGCAGGCGTGATCGCTCATGCACAAAGCAGCGTAACGCTGTACGGGCGCCTGGATGCAGGTCTCGAGTACATCAGCGGCCTGCCCAACAATAGCTATACTGGCTCGACCTCGCGTTGGCGCGCGGAGAGCGGTGACTGGGGCACGAGCCTCTGGGGCTTGAAGGGCTCGGAAGATCTGGGCGGCGGCACGAAGGCTGTATTCCAGTTGGAAGGCAGCTTCAATACGATGACGGGCGCGGGCCCGGGCAATGGCGGGCTCTTCAATCGCTGGGCGACCGTCGGCTTCTCCAACGCAAACTACGGTACGTTCACGATGGGCCGGATGCTGTTCATCGCGAACGGCGTGTGGGACTTCGATCCGTTCGGCCAATCGAACTGGTCGTCGGCTTCGCTGGTGCGCGGCCGCAACTGGCCGCAGTCGAGCAACAACGTCGCGTATCAGTCGCCGAAATTCGCGGGCTTCGACGTCTACGGCCAATACGCACTCTCGAACGCGACGAACTGGAACGGTAACGGCACCACGTCGCAAGGGCGTGAAGGCGGCCTGCAACTGACCTATACGAGCTCGCTCTTCCAAGTGCGCGGCATCTATGACGAAATCCGCAACTCGACGAACGGTCTCCTGAACGGTTCCGACGGCGCATTCTCGTTCTCGCGCGAGTACACGGCCGCCGTGAACGTGTTCCTGGGCCAGTTCAAGATCCAGGGCGCGTACCAGGCCGTCCGCACGTCGGGCTACCGCGCTGGCGCTGCTGCGCCGACCTCGCTCGATCACGAATGGGGTGGCGTCACGTGGCAGGCCACGCCGGCCGCCGCTGCCATCGCGGCCGTCTACCACGTGAACGCGAACAACGGCTTCGGCAATGCGACGATCTTCACTGTCGGCGGCACGTACAATCTGTCCAAGCGCACGTTGCTCGACATCCAGGTCGCTACGGTTCGCAACAGCAAGTCGGCGAACTTCGGCCTCGACGCCAACAGCTTCGGCGTCGGTGGCACGGCCAGCGGTACGTACAACGAGAACCCGCTGCCCGGCCACAGCCAGACGGGCGTCTACGCCGGCATTCAACACACGTTCTAA
- a CDS encoding GIY-YIG nuclease family protein, protein MTWFLYLIECEDGSVYTGIAKDVAARFAQHCNGTGARYTRARKPVAVLATFELADRGSALRAEYRVKQLSPRQKRALAAGMLALDSVLPPAAETPASLE, encoded by the coding sequence ATGACCTGGTTTCTCTATCTGATCGAATGCGAGGACGGCAGCGTCTACACAGGTATCGCGAAGGATGTCGCCGCGCGCTTCGCGCAGCATTGCAACGGCACAGGCGCGCGTTACACGCGTGCGAGAAAGCCCGTCGCCGTGCTCGCCACGTTCGAGCTGGCCGATCGTGGCAGCGCATTGCGCGCCGAATATCGAGTCAAGCAGTTGAGCCCGCGCCAAAAGCGGGCGCTCGCGGCAGGCATGCTCGCGCTCGATTCCGTGTTGCCGCCCGCAGCCGAGACGCCGGCGTCCCTGGAGTGA
- a CDS encoding periplasmic heavy metal sensor, translating to MKPTFLRPSRYLAAAAAALAVTLGTAYAAGQGMPHPGGPGGPGGPFMMKRLDALHAELKLSPEQEQKWQAALATMKRDHEAMRANHDKMRDQFKAAAQQPILDFDALHASHMQIEQQNAQLRDESSKAWLAVYDSLNDQQKTTVSTEFKQHLAKMEQRHEKMRERWEKRNGGGAQ from the coding sequence ATGAAGCCGACCTTTCTCAGGCCGTCCCGCTATCTGGCCGCCGCCGCGGCCGCTCTGGCCGTCACGCTCGGCACCGCGTACGCCGCCGGCCAGGGAATGCCGCACCCGGGCGGCCCCGGCGGCCCCGGCGGCCCGTTCATGATGAAGCGCCTCGACGCGCTGCATGCCGAGCTCAAGCTCTCGCCCGAGCAGGAGCAGAAGTGGCAGGCGGCGCTCGCAACGATGAAGCGCGACCATGAGGCGATGCGCGCCAACCACGACAAGATGCGCGATCAGTTCAAGGCGGCCGCGCAGCAGCCGATCCTCGATTTCGACGCGCTGCATGCCTCGCATATGCAGATCGAGCAGCAAAACGCGCAACTGCGCGACGAGTCGTCCAAGGCCTGGCTCGCCGTCTACGACAGCCTCAACGATCAGCAAAAGACGACGGTGAGCACCGAGTTCAAGCAGCATCTGGCCAAAATGGAACAGCGGCACGAAAAGATGCGCGAGCGCTGGGAAAAACGAAACGGCGGCGGCGCGCAGTAA
- a CDS encoding ABC transporter permease produces the protein MIELIQEYWRNYLFTDGYRFTGLAITLWLLVVSIGIGFCLSVPLAVARVSTNRFVSGSVWLYTYIFRGTPLYVQLLLCYSGIYSLQVVHAHAPLDEFFRNGMNCTLLAFTLNTCAYTTEIFAGAIKATAYGEIEAARAYGMSRFAVYRRIVLPSALRRALPLYSNEVILMLHATTVAFTATVPDILKIARDVNSATYMSFQAFGIAALLYLIVSFALVGLFRRAEQHWLAYLRPQGK, from the coding sequence ATGATCGAGCTGATTCAAGAATACTGGCGCAACTATCTGTTCACCGACGGATACCGCTTCACGGGGCTCGCCATCACGCTGTGGCTGCTCGTTGTGTCGATCGGCATCGGCTTTTGCCTGTCGGTGCCGCTCGCGGTGGCCCGAGTGTCGACGAACCGGTTCGTCTCCGGCTCCGTCTGGCTCTACACCTACATCTTCCGCGGCACCCCGCTCTACGTACAGTTGCTGCTCTGCTACTCGGGCATCTACAGCCTCCAGGTCGTGCACGCGCACGCCCCGCTCGACGAATTTTTCCGCAACGGCATGAACTGCACGCTGCTCGCCTTCACGCTGAACACCTGCGCCTACACGACGGAGATCTTCGCCGGAGCGATCAAGGCCACGGCCTACGGCGAGATCGAGGCGGCACGGGCCTACGGCATGTCGCGCTTCGCCGTCTATCGCCGCATCGTGCTGCCCTCGGCGCTGCGCCGCGCGCTGCCGCTCTATAGCAACGAAGTGATCCTGATGCTGCACGCGACGACGGTCGCCTTTACGGCGACCGTGCCCGATATCCTGAAAATCGCGCGCGACGTCAATTCCGCCACCTACATGTCGTTCCAGGCATTCGGCATTGCGGCACTGCTCTATCTCATCGTTTCCTTCGCGCTCGTCGGACTGTTTCGCCGCGCCGAGCAACACTGGCTCGCGTATCTGCGGCCACAAGGCAAGTAA
- a CDS encoding GNAT family N-acetyltransferase, with amino-acid sequence MKQERIDYRMGILTSPLEADAQEWNALVARQPQPTPFLRHEFISALTATECAAARTGWAPRFVTLTHPQSGALAAVAPIYLKQHSYGEYVFDWAWADAYQRNGLEYYPKLVCAVPFTPVQGSRLIAVDDDARRQLAASIVALAEQSGVSSLHVLFETDAEADLLASFGMMRREGIQFHWINAGYRDFDDFLSTLEQKKRKNIRAERRKVQEAGITFRRVRGEVATHEDWRFFVRCYRQTYREHFSSPYLNLEFFRTIGETMPENLLLIVAEREGKPIASALVVYQRDTQTGGTLYGRYWGALEHVPCLHFETAYYQPLEFCIDEKLGTFEGGAQGEHKLARGFLPTVTHSAHWLAHPAFSDALARFLESESNAIHAHVDELREHDPFRKC; translated from the coding sequence TTGAAACAGGAACGCATCGATTATCGCATGGGCATTCTCACCTCTCCGCTCGAAGCCGACGCGCAGGAGTGGAATGCCCTCGTCGCCCGGCAGCCTCAGCCCACGCCGTTCTTGCGGCACGAGTTCATCAGTGCGCTGACGGCGACGGAGTGCGCGGCCGCCCGCACGGGCTGGGCGCCGCGCTTCGTCACGCTCACCCACCCGCAAAGCGGTGCGCTCGCAGCCGTCGCACCGATCTACCTGAAGCAGCATTCCTACGGCGAATACGTGTTCGATTGGGCCTGGGCCGATGCCTATCAGCGCAACGGTCTCGAGTACTACCCGAAGCTCGTCTGCGCGGTACCGTTCACGCCCGTGCAAGGCAGCCGGCTCATCGCCGTCGACGACGATGCCCGGCGCCAGCTCGCCGCTTCGATCGTCGCGCTCGCCGAGCAATCGGGCGTCTCGTCGCTGCACGTGCTGTTCGAAACCGACGCCGAAGCCGATCTGCTGGCCTCGTTCGGAATGATGCGGCGCGAAGGCATTCAGTTTCACTGGATCAATGCCGGCTACCGCGACTTCGACGATTTCCTCTCGACGCTCGAGCAGAAAAAACGCAAGAACATCCGCGCGGAGCGCCGCAAGGTGCAAGAAGCCGGCATCACGTTCCGGCGCGTGCGCGGCGAAGTCGCCACACACGAGGACTGGCGCTTTTTTGTACGCTGCTATCGTCAGACCTATCGCGAGCACTTCTCGTCTCCGTATCTGAATCTGGAGTTCTTTCGGACGATCGGCGAAACGATGCCCGAAAACCTGCTGCTCATCGTCGCCGAGCGGGAAGGCAAACCGATCGCCAGCGCCCTCGTGGTTTATCAACGCGACACGCAAACCGGCGGTACGCTCTACGGGCGATACTGGGGTGCGCTCGAGCATGTGCCCTGCCTCCATTTCGAAACGGCCTATTACCAGCCGCTCGAGTTCTGCATCGACGAAAAGCTCGGCACGTTCGAGGGCGGCGCGCAGGGCGAGCACAAACTTGCCCGCGGCTTTTTGCCGACCGTCACGCATTCGGCGCATTGGCTCGCGCATCCCGCGTTCTCCGATGCGCTCGCCCGGTTCCTCGAAAGCGAGTCGAACGCCATCCACGCGCATGTCGACGAATTGCGCGAACACGACCCGTTCAGGAAATGTTGA
- a CDS encoding P-II family nitrogen regulator: MKRVTAIIKPFKLDEVREALAEVGLTGLTVTEVKGFGRQKGHTELYRGAEYVVDFLPKVKIEVVVPDRQCDQVIDAIVGAARTGKIGDGKIFVTDVARVIRIRTGEEDEAAI, translated from the coding sequence ATGAAACGCGTTACCGCCATCATCAAACCATTCAAGCTCGACGAAGTGCGCGAAGCACTGGCCGAGGTCGGGCTCACGGGCTTGACCGTGACGGAGGTCAAGGGCTTCGGGCGGCAAAAAGGGCACACCGAGCTCTATCGCGGTGCCGAGTACGTCGTCGATTTCCTGCCGAAGGTGAAGATCGAGGTCGTGGTTCCCGACCGGCAATGCGACCAGGTCATCGATGCGATCGTCGGCGCGGCCCGCACGGGAAAGATCGGCGACGGCAAGATCTTTGTCACCGACGTCGCGCGTGTGATCCGCATCCGCACCGGTGAGGAGGACGAAGCGGCGATTTGA
- a CDS encoding ABC transporter permease: protein MFLEGYGPLLLAGTWQTVRLAVLSLALAFVIGLVGAAAKLSKNRAVYGIGATYTTLVRGVPDLVLMLLLFYSIQIWLNNLTDLLGWDQIDIDPFVAGVIVLGFIYGAYFTETFRGAFLSVPRGQLEAGAAFGMTGWQTFSRIMFPQMMRFALPGIGNNWQVMVKATALVSIIGLADVVKAAQDAGKGTLRFFFFILIAGAIYLAITTISNLVLLWLEKRYSIGVRKAEL from the coding sequence ATGTTTCTTGAAGGCTATGGCCCGCTGTTACTCGCCGGCACCTGGCAGACGGTCAGGCTCGCGGTGCTGTCCCTCGCGCTCGCGTTCGTGATCGGGCTTGTCGGGGCGGCCGCGAAGCTCTCGAAGAACCGGGCCGTATACGGCATCGGCGCCACTTACACGACGCTGGTCCGCGGCGTGCCGGACCTCGTGCTGATGCTGCTGCTCTTCTACAGCATCCAGATCTGGCTGAACAACCTGACGGACCTGCTCGGCTGGGACCAGATCGACATCGACCCATTCGTTGCCGGCGTCATCGTGCTCGGCTTCATCTATGGCGCCTATTTCACCGAAACGTTCCGCGGCGCGTTTCTGTCCGTGCCGCGCGGACAGCTCGAGGCCGGTGCGGCGTTCGGCATGACCGGTTGGCAGACGTTCTCGCGCATCATGTTCCCGCAGATGATGCGCTTCGCGCTGCCCGGGATCGGCAACAACTGGCAGGTGATGGTCAAAGCCACGGCGCTCGTGTCGATCATCGGGCTCGCCGACGTCGTGAAGGCCGCGCAGGACGCGGGCAAGGGCACGCTGCGGTTTTTCTTCTTCATCCTGATCGCGGGAGCGATCTATCTGGCGATCACGACGATCTCGAACCTCGTGCTGCTGTGGCTCGAGAAGCGCTATTCGATCGGCGTGCGCAAGGCTGAGCTATAA
- a CDS encoding ABC transporter ATP-binding protein yields the protein MHKLFVDELHKYYGDHEVLKGVSLKANAGDVISIIGSSGSGKSTLLRCINFLEQPSAGRIFVDGEEVRTKTDKLGALRAADAKQLQRMRTKLAMVFQHFNLWAHMTVLENVMEAPVQVLGLSRREAEERARIYLEKVGLAPRLEKQYPSHLSGGQQQRVAIARALAMHPDVMLFDEPTSALDPELVGEVLKVMQKLAEEGRTMIVVTHEMGFARNVSNHVVFLHQGRIEEQGPPDEVFGGTKSERLKQFLSGSLK from the coding sequence ATGCACAAGCTTTTCGTCGACGAACTACACAAATACTACGGGGACCACGAAGTTCTCAAGGGCGTTTCGCTCAAGGCCAACGCGGGCGACGTCATCAGCATCATCGGCTCGTCCGGATCGGGCAAGAGCACGCTGTTGCGTTGCATCAACTTCCTCGAGCAGCCGAGCGCGGGGCGGATTTTCGTCGACGGCGAAGAGGTACGCACCAAGACCGACAAGCTCGGCGCACTACGCGCGGCCGACGCGAAGCAGTTGCAGCGCATGCGCACGAAGCTGGCGATGGTGTTTCAGCACTTCAACCTCTGGGCCCACATGACGGTGCTCGAGAACGTGATGGAAGCGCCCGTACAAGTGCTGGGGCTGTCGCGGCGCGAGGCCGAGGAGCGTGCGCGCATCTATCTCGAGAAGGTCGGCCTCGCGCCGCGGCTCGAGAAGCAGTATCCGTCGCACTTGTCGGGCGGGCAGCAGCAGCGCGTGGCCATCGCGCGGGCGCTGGCGATGCACCCCGACGTGATGCTTTTCGACGAACCGACCTCGGCGCTCGACCCCGAACTCGTGGGCGAAGTACTGAAAGTCATGCAAAAGCTCGCCGAGGAAGGCCGCACGATGATCGTCGTCACGCACGAGATGGGGTTCGCGCGCAACGTCTCCAATCACGTGGTATTCCTGCATCAGGGGCGCATCGAAGAACAAGGCCCGCCAGACGAGGTTTTTGGCGGCACGAAAAGCGAACGCCTCAAGCAGTTTCTCTCCGGCAGCCTCAAGTAG
- a CDS encoding double-stranded DNA-specific endonuclease: MKGNLVIVCRDQDAQAFDQLMAEYGAFQSRLSSTAWYLKLDAAPETVQEDIVARLGKYTTHYIFSADSVIYNTVDSEAAAALDALFAE; the protein is encoded by the coding sequence ATGAAGGGCAATCTGGTCATCGTCTGCCGCGACCAGGACGCACAAGCGTTCGATCAATTGATGGCCGAGTACGGCGCATTTCAGAGCCGGTTGTCGTCGACAGCGTGGTACCTGAAGCTCGATGCGGCCCCGGAAACGGTGCAGGAAGACATCGTTGCCCGGCTCGGGAAGTACACGACGCATTACATCTTCAGTGCCGACAGCGTCATATACAACACGGTGGACAGCGAAGCCGCCGCCGCGCTCGACGCACTGTTCGCCGAATGA
- a CDS encoding sensor domain-containing diguanylate cyclase: MDRATMQRTFAAAGFVAALAACWLLAGWLADGGAKHQLEDALRAQRQLSVSVADNMAQMIASDLSMARAIPETLAETHLIRRALAQSRNYAVNAAAGEPERRTELLAVTKLAEVSTLLRDARGFAGLDNVWIVDLHGIAIAASNALEPVSFVGLDLSSRHYVKEALLGSTGPMYAVGRKSLEPGVYIATPVYQDGLLVGAVVAKVGLRRLRHWVAAPGAFVTDENGVIVMAHDSALEGYRMPDAQVVRMNPAERIDDYRRDVFPELELVPLAARVAHEAPWVPAELASQLTELPGSHVAAVYIQRGGLNSGFSAHLVDPFVLWPHIIGNHRRVRTSVAVILGSTVVLGFVIALSYRRVKRHHRDAKRLAGQLQEINERLAAEAREDALTGALSRRYFLAQLEREMAAARARGMPLCLAIADLDFFKQINDRFGHTVGDHALQHFVACCRLELRSDDAVGRLGGEEFAIVLPGVTLVDGLRAANRARDAFRSRRAPGVPDGAALSASIGITELAAGDTIERLLSRADDALYAAKSDGRDCTKALQATSDTRAPLAKLPAAL; this comes from the coding sequence ATGGACAGAGCAACAATGCAGCGGACATTCGCGGCCGCAGGCTTCGTGGCCGCGCTTGCCGCATGCTGGCTGTTGGCCGGCTGGCTGGCCGACGGTGGAGCCAAGCATCAGCTCGAGGATGCCCTGCGCGCGCAGCGCCAGCTTTCGGTTTCCGTCGCCGACAACATGGCGCAGATGATTGCGAGCGATCTGTCGATGGCGCGCGCGATTCCCGAAACCCTGGCCGAAACCCATCTTATCCGGCGCGCGCTCGCGCAATCGCGAAATTATGCCGTGAACGCCGCCGCCGGGGAACCCGAGCGGCGTACCGAATTGCTCGCAGTGACCAAGCTCGCCGAGGTGAGCACGCTGCTGCGCGATGCTCGCGGCTTTGCCGGCCTCGACAACGTCTGGATCGTCGATCTGCATGGCATAGCGATCGCCGCGAGCAACGCGTTGGAGCCCGTTTCCTTCGTCGGGCTCGATCTTTCGTCGCGGCACTATGTCAAGGAGGCGCTCCTCGGCTCCACGGGGCCGATGTACGCGGTCGGGCGCAAGAGCCTCGAACCGGGCGTCTATATCGCCACGCCCGTCTACCAGGACGGGTTGCTCGTCGGCGCCGTGGTCGCCAAAGTCGGCCTGCGGCGCCTGCGGCACTGGGTCGCCGCACCCGGAGCGTTCGTCACCGACGAGAATGGCGTGATCGTGATGGCGCACGACAGCGCGCTGGAGGGCTATCGGATGCCCGATGCGCAGGTCGTGCGGATGAATCCCGCCGAGCGGATAGACGATTACCGTCGCGACGTCTTTCCCGAGCTCGAGCTCGTGCCGCTCGCGGCCCGTGTCGCGCACGAGGCGCCCTGGGTGCCGGCCGAGCTGGCCAGCCAGTTGACCGAGCTGCCGGGCTCGCACGTGGCCGCGGTGTATATCCAGCGCGGCGGCCTCAATTCGGGCTTCTCGGCGCACCTCGTCGACCCGTTCGTGCTTTGGCCGCACATCATCGGCAATCACCGGCGCGTGAGGACATCGGTGGCGGTCATCCTCGGCAGCACCGTCGTGCTCGGTTTCGTGATCGCGCTTTCGTACCGGCGCGTGAAGCGCCACCATCGCGACGCGAAGCGGCTCGCCGGCCAATTGCAGGAGATCAACGAGCGCCTGGCGGCCGAGGCGCGCGAAGACGCGCTGACGGGCGCGCTCTCGCGGCGCTATTTCCTCGCCCAGCTGGAGCGCGAGATGGCCGCGGCCCGCGCGCGGGGCATGCCGCTTTGCCTCGCCATTGCCGACCTCGACTTCTTCAAGCAAATCAACGACCGCTTCGGCCATACGGTGGGCGATCACGCGCTCCAGCACTTCGTCGCATGCTGCCGGCTGGAGCTGCGCAGCGACGATGCGGTCGGCAGACTGGGAGGCGAGGAGTTCGCGATTGTGCTGCCGGGCGTGACGCTGGTCGACGGGCTGCGCGCGGCCAACCGTGCGCGCGACGCGTTCCGTTCGCGCCGCGCCCCGGGCGTGCCCGACGGCGCGGCGCTGAGCGCGAGCATCGGCATCACCGAACTCGCCGCGGGCGACACGATCGAGCGCCTGCTCAGCCGGGCGGACGACGCCCTTTATGCAGCGAAGTCCGACGGACGCGACTGCACGAAGGCGCTGCAGGCTACGAGCGACACCCGCGCGCCGCTCGCGAAGCTGCCCGCGGCGCTCTGA
- a CDS encoding ATP-binding protein → MRRPVDSLFGRLALLVVAVLLISHFAWFVLIRVERSHSQARYAVEEAAFLIEAVREHVARAPDQPLPSRVRIVALGSSEVPAAQREQPPGLERFLEDLQERLPKGSEARIGLPGRPPTLWIHEAGDTHWIVVPMLALHPPRPLDKMVVWLATIFSAAVMCALFVAWRLQQPLTALAQAVARFGRGQPVPPLRERGPRELRSLTHGFNQMVREVSRAENDRAVMLAGIAHDLRTPLARMRLRAEMMDDMKLRDGVVRDVDSMTHIVDQFLAFAHDGTDSSEPIEVDARCERIARSYRAVAPGAPAVQTRLAAGAGFRLPTASLERILSNLLDNAHAYGAPPVVIRTERVADGWVLAISDHGHGIAPQDLVDASRPFVRLDPARGGNGHSGLGLAIVERLVRRLGGEWEIGNGPAGGLEIVMTFPRERAAA, encoded by the coding sequence ATGCGCCGGCCGGTTGATTCGCTGTTCGGACGGCTGGCGCTGCTCGTCGTCGCCGTTCTGCTGATCTCGCACTTCGCCTGGTTCGTGCTGATCCGCGTCGAGCGGTCGCATTCGCAGGCGCGTTACGCCGTCGAGGAGGCGGCGTTTCTCATCGAAGCCGTGCGCGAGCACGTCGCCCGCGCGCCCGACCAGCCGCTGCCGTCGCGCGTGCGGATCGTCGCGCTCGGCAGCTCCGAGGTGCCCGCCGCGCAACGCGAGCAGCCGCCCGGGCTCGAGCGCTTTCTCGAGGATCTGCAGGAGCGCCTGCCGAAAGGCTCCGAGGCGCGCATCGGTCTGCCCGGCCGGCCGCCCACGCTCTGGATCCACGAGGCCGGCGATACCCACTGGATCGTCGTGCCGATGCTCGCGCTGCACCCGCCGCGGCCGCTCGACAAAATGGTCGTCTGGCTGGCCACGATTTTCTCGGCGGCGGTCATGTGCGCGCTTTTCGTCGCATGGCGGCTGCAGCAGCCGCTTACGGCGCTGGCACAGGCCGTCGCGCGCTTCGGGCGCGGCCAGCCCGTGCCGCCGCTGCGCGAGCGCGGCCCACGCGAGCTGCGCTCGCTCACGCATGGTTTCAACCAGATGGTGCGCGAGGTGTCGCGCGCCGAGAACGATCGCGCCGTGATGCTGGCCGGCATCGCGCACGATCTGCGCACGCCGCTTGCACGCATGCGTCTGCGCGCCGAGATGATGGACGATATGAAGCTGCGCGACGGCGTGGTGCGCGACGTCGACTCGATGACGCACATCGTCGATCAGTTTCTGGCGTTCGCCCACGATGGCACCGACAGTAGCGAGCCGATCGAGGTGGATGCGCGCTGCGAGCGGATCGCACGCAGCTACCGCGCGGTTGCGCCGGGTGCGCCCGCGGTGCAGACACGGCTCGCGGCCGGCGCCGGCTTTCGGCTGCCCACGGCGAGCCTCGAGCGGATTCTTTCGAATCTACTCGATAACGCGCATGCCTATGGGGCTCCGCCCGTCGTGATTCGCACCGAGCGCGTGGCCGATGGCTGGGTGCTCGCCATCAGCGATCACGGCCACGGCATCGCGCCGCAGGACCTCGTCGACGCGAGCCGTCCGTTCGTGCGCCTCGATCCCGCGCGCGGAGGCAACGGGCACAGCGGCCTCGGGCTGGCCATCGTCGAGCGGCTCGTGCGGCGGCTCGGCGGCGAGTGGGAAATCGGCAATGGGCCGGCGGGCGGCCTCGAGATTGTCATGACCTTTCCGCGCGAGCGCGCGGCCGCCTGA
- a CDS encoding response regulator: MATQILVVDDDAELRDLLRDYLVRQGIEVSVLHDAATLERRIERERPDLIVLDLMMPGVDGLTALRKLRAAGDDIPVIMLTARADDVDRIVGLELGADDYLGKPFNPRELLARVQAVLRRRRTVPSAAPEQREPFAFGRFVLDFQTRTLQMDGRPVTLSGSEFALLKILINNPMRTLTRERLLELLHGPEYDGTDRGIDVQVWRLRRILESDPSTPRFVQTVRGRGYVFVPNGEPNAPAG, from the coding sequence ATGGCTACACAGATACTTGTCGTCGACGACGACGCCGAATTGCGGGACCTGCTGCGCGACTACCTCGTGCGGCAGGGTATCGAAGTTTCCGTCCTGCACGACGCGGCCACGCTCGAGCGCCGGATCGAGCGCGAGCGCCCCGATCTCATCGTGCTCGACCTGATGATGCCGGGCGTGGACGGGCTGACGGCTTTGCGCAAGCTGCGCGCGGCGGGCGACGATATCCCCGTCATCATGCTGACGGCGCGCGCCGACGACGTCGATCGCATCGTCGGCCTCGAGCTCGGCGCCGACGACTATCTCGGCAAACCGTTCAACCCGCGCGAGTTGCTCGCACGCGTGCAGGCGGTGCTGCGCCGGCGGCGGACCGTTCCGTCGGCCGCACCCGAGCAGCGCGAGCCGTTCGCGTTCGGCCGCTTCGTGCTCGACTTTCAGACGCGCACGCTCCAGATGGATGGCCGCCCCGTCACGTTGTCGGGCAGCGAGTTCGCGTTGCTGAAGATCCTGATCAACAATCCGATGCGTACGCTTACGCGCGAGCGGCTGCTCGAACTGCTGCACGGGCCGGAATACGACGGCACCGACCGCGGCATCGACGTGCAGGTGTGGCGCCTGCGGCGAATCCTCGAATCCGATCCGTCGACGCCGCGCTTCGTCCAGACGGTGCGCGGCCGCGGTTACGTGTTCGTGCCGAACGGCGAGCCCAATGCGCCGGCCGGTTGA